A genomic segment from Manduca sexta isolate Smith_Timp_Sample1 chromosome 13, JHU_Msex_v1.0, whole genome shotgun sequence encodes:
- the LOC115446815 gene encoding post-GPI attachment to proteins factor 6, with protein sequence MRILYFFILYLCIVINGEKETEEEANRKRIIEQLTRTRTVLLDDYLLVTRHIATDVYMYRSYRTVSVVFYRIESDIVDALFTFQSEELHMNNIGSCSPQEVIINLKHGSYPAVNPDGFKFPKHFIEPTSREGIHTLEILSDGRNKTYSIRNPNPGYWFALVYIKWEDPRTQKVEQQGLVPNCQTILYTDLQVKKEKNIELIDCFNGITIDYANVPALFKCISIDSSDPISINVAIVNASTEDTINFKLQARSLPTDENFIINCAFDPKLDSQTITFIPHPNAWHYIQIDRIKGNTSSFADCESYLRSDIDDVDNRTTLDFMRDNKDRFFTFDYGLPTTDIQDATSLINITSSEVKTLRYKVNQFVDIGGSLAIETSLLMSYKYYTVAGYKREVEKGALLAFTEDNQFFKAVICMDIGHPSIPLETGHCKYNDKVKPALFVLNSTDSESIYGKVIIPFPESGTWYLSLRIFCDEVVCPCRTSDNGTKYYVDSARSERDGDDELSSVGNNTRPGTSQCNATVVLSVSSKSCVAGGCSNHGNCLLTTFGGMVMSFCSCTAGYGGWDCSDDSRMDSRIYMLVSVLFLTLSNLLFLLSVYVAIIRLYYTEAMMYGFTMVFSTFYHACDAPIQVAYCIVRGNILQFGDFYGGLMSFWVTLLAMSIVSERFRSFFQLIGAIVIALLTTWNMHSFVSFVLPVAVGVVVLLVSWYLDYRKNRSMRYPRSYYTVYMPLGLVLVSIGLICYGFLQTEQNYKIVHSFWHMIIALSVVFLLPDVKRDVDSNPFVPSPNYCRLSFCKMFNRSQTPMRSD encoded by the exons atgagaattttatatttttttattctatatttgtgTATCGTGATTAATGGAGAAAAAGAAACCGAGGAAGAAGCAAACCGAAAGAGAATTATCGAGCAGTTAACAAGAACTCGCACTGTTTTGCTAGATGATTACCTTTTAGTGACAAGACACATCGCAACCGATGTATATATGTACAGAAGTTATCGTACGGTGTCCGTTGTATTTTACCGCATAGAGAGCGATATCGTCGATGCACTTTTCACATTTCAGTCCGAGGAGCTTCATATGAACAATATAG GCTCCTGCAGTCCTCAAgaggtaataataaatttaaaacacggTTCGTACCCGGCTGTAAATCCGGACGGCTTCAAATTTCCCAAACACTTCATAGAACCGACATCCAGGGAGGGTATACACACACTGGAAATATTATCTGATGGAAGGAACAAAACGTATTCAATACGAAACCCAAATCCAGGGTACTGGTTTGCTTTAGTGTACATAAAATGGGAGGATCCAAGGACGCAGAAAGTTGAGCAGCAAG GTCTCGTTCCCAACTGCCAGACAATTTTGTACACTGATCTACaagtgaaaaaagaaaaaaatatcgaacTAATAGACTGCTTCAACGGCATCACCATAGATTATGCGAACGTACCGGCACTATTCAAATGCATCTCCATAGACAGTTCTGATCCAATAAGCATCAATGTTGCAATCGTAAATGCATCTACGGAGGatacaataaatttcaaattacaagCGCGTTCGTTACCAACAGATGAAAATTTCATAATCAACTGTGCCTTTGATCCAAAACTAGACAGTCAAACAATAACATTCATACCGCATCCAAACGCGTGGCATTATATACAAATAGATCGCATAAAAGGAAACACGTCAAGTTTCGCCGATTGCGAATCTTACCTTCGTTCAGATATCGATGATGTTGACAACCGCACGACTTTAGACTTTATGAGAGACAATAAAGATCGATTTTTCACATTCGATTACGGATTACCTACAACAGACATACAGGATGCTACCAGCTTAATAAATATCACGTCTTCTGAAGTCAAAACTTTGCGGTACAAAGTAAATCAATTTGTAGACATAGGCGGTAGTTTGGCGATCGAGACTAGCCTTCTTATGAGTTATAAGTATTATACAGTAGCAGGATATAAAAGGGAAGTGGAAAAAGGTGCTTTACTTGCCTTCACGGAAGACAATCAGTTTTTTAAAGCGGTGATTTGTATGGACATCGGGCATCCAAGCATACCATTAGAGACTGGCCATTGCAAATATAACGATAAAGTAAAGCCTGCCTTATTCGTCCTGAACAGTACAGATTCTGAGTCCATATATGGCAAAGTCATTATTCCTTTCCCGGAAAGCGGTACGTGGTATCTGTCGCTGAGGATATTTTGCGATGAAGTTGTCTGTCCCTGTCGCACTTCTGATAACGgtactaaatattatgttgattctGCGAGGAGTGAAAGGGACGGAGATGATGAACTGAGCTCAGTTGGAAACAACACTAGGCCTGGCACGTCACAGTGCAACGCGACGGTGGTGCTGTCGGTGTCTTCAAAATCGTGCGTTGCTGGCGGGTGCAGTAACCACGGCAACTGCTTGCTGACCACTTTCGGAGGGATGGTCATGTCCTTCTGCTCTTGCACGGCTGGATACGGAG GTTGGGACTGTTCTGACGACTCGCGCATGGACAGCAGAATATACATGTTGGTCTCCGTTCTCTTCTTGACGTTAAGTAACCTCCTCTTTCTCCTATCAGTGTACGTAGCCATCATTCGCCTCTACTACACCGAGGCAATGATGTACGGCTTCACAATGGTCTTCTCCACATTCTACCACGCTTGCGACGCCCCCATCCAAGTCGCGTACTGCATCGTGCGCGGCAACATCCTCCAATTTGGAGACTTCTACGGCGGGCTCATGTCTTTCTGGGTCACTTTACTCGCCATGAGCATTGTTAGTGAACGATTCCGGTCTTTTTTCCAACTAATAGGTGCAATAGTTATAGCTTTATTAACTACTTGGAATATGCATTCGTTCGTATCCTTCGTACTGCCGGTAGCTGTAGGCGTAGTTGTTCTTCTAGTATCATGGTATTTGGATTACAGAAAGAATCGCTCGATGAGATACCCTAGGTCTTATTACACGGTTTATATGCCGCTAGGTTTAGTTCTAGTTTCAATAGGTCTTATATGTTACGGTTTTTTACAAACTGAACAGAATTACAAAATAGTTCATTCGTTCTGGCATATGATCATAGCTTTAAGTGTAGTGTTTTTACTGCCCGATGTGAAACGGGATGTCGACTCAAATCCGTTTGTTCCGAGTCCAAATTATTGCAGGTTGTCATTCTGTAAGATGTTCAATAGATCTCAAACTCCTATGAGGTCTGACTGA